A section of the Neorhodopirellula lusitana genome encodes:
- a CDS encoding CoA-binding protein: MSEIATFLAAKTYAVAGASARTHKYGYKVFKALLGSGRETYPLNPITEEIDGHKAYPRIAELPVVPESLSIITPPEVTRQVVADAIAAGVKSIWMQPGAEDAQASEAAREAGILVIDDGACVLVLLARE; this comes from the coding sequence ATGAGTGAGATCGCAACCTTTCTCGCAGCGAAAACCTACGCCGTTGCCGGCGCGTCCGCTCGCACGCACAAGTACGGTTACAAAGTCTTCAAAGCGTTGCTTGGCTCCGGTCGCGAGACCTATCCGCTGAACCCCATCACGGAAGAGATTGATGGTCACAAGGCGTATCCCAGAATTGCCGAACTACCCGTCGTGCCGGAATCCCTGTCGATCATTACACCACCGGAAGTGACCCGTCAGGTTGTCGCCGACGCGATCGCTGCCGGTGTGAAGAGCATCTGGATGCAGCCCGGAGCCGAGGACGCACAGGCCAGCGAGGCGGCTCGCGAAGCCGGCATTCTTGTGATCGATGACGGAGCCTGCGTCCTGGTGTTACTCGCTCGCGAGTAG
- the arsD gene encoding arsenite efflux transporter metallochaperone ArsD yields the protein MSKVEIYDKAMCCSTGVCGPQVDPVLPKFAADLDWLKSQGHSVVRFNLSQDPAEYAKHDLVKQMLADEGVECLPLVIVDDRVVSRSEYPSRENLAMWTGTSIKPQPAFPMADGGGCCGGSTGCC from the coding sequence ATGAGTAAGGTTGAAATCTATGACAAGGCCATGTGTTGCTCGACCGGCGTTTGTGGTCCGCAGGTTGACCCTGTGTTGCCGAAGTTTGCCGCTGACTTGGATTGGCTAAAGTCGCAAGGGCATTCCGTGGTGCGGTTTAACTTGTCCCAGGATCCTGCGGAATACGCGAAGCATGATCTGGTGAAGCAAATGCTCGCCGACGAGGGCGTTGAGTGCTTGCCGCTAGTCATCGTCGATGATCGTGTTGTCAGTCGTAGCGAGTACCCATCGCGGGAAAACCTCGCAATGTGGACGGGCACATCGATCAAGCCCCAACCAGCATTTCCGATGGCGGACGGTGGCGGATGTTGCGGCGGTTCGACTGGCTGTTGCTAA
- a CDS encoding aldolase/citrate lyase family protein, with the protein MIQTAAGIIVPQVNTVAEAGHVVRFSRYALWGSRGVGIARANGYGLNLAPYVASDNDTTIVIVQAEDIHAADNIEPIVKVPGIDSVLVGP; encoded by the coding sequence ATGATTCAAACCGCCGCCGGCATCATCGTGCCGCAGGTCAACACGGTCGCGGAAGCGGGACACGTCGTCAGGTTCAGTCGCTACGCTCTCTGGGGCTCACGCGGTGTCGGTATTGCAAGGGCGAATGGCTACGGACTCAACTTGGCACCGTATGTCGCCTCGGACAACGACACGACCATCGTGATCGTACAGGCCGAGGATATCCACGCAGCCGACAACATCGAACCGATCGTCAAGGTTCCTGGCATCGATAGCGTTCTCGTTGGACCGTAA
- the pyk gene encoding pyruvate kinase, with protein sequence MTRPRLNEARTKIVATVGPACDSVERLCELIEAGVDVFRINSAHGTIEQHAEKLANIRTASIQTGFPVGVLLDLAGPKIRLGQLATEPMQCSLGQKFTFIRGQSSDAPDELTSSYARLIDELDRGDRVMLADGTVALEVESVSADKAVCHVVAPGEIRSRQGINLPGVKLSVSAMLPADIENAIWAAQNEIDFISLSFVRTSEDVRSLKDLLGSYECPALVIAKIEKPEALENLERIVEEADGVMVARGDLGVEIDVAETPVAQKRIIATCKRHMKPVIVATQMLESMHHSSRPTRAEASDVANAVLDGTDACMLSGETAIGDYPREAVAIMNRIMRKTEESELPTSPAVDGKIEAAHRMAHAVAQAGTSVAEAIGSKLIAIATHSGGTAWVKSNTRSLIPTVAVSDHVASVRRMNLFWGIEPMLCENIQDTHHLIEHVTRWASAQTDNGVALVNSGDTIVVVSGSDVIENADSVLSVHTLP encoded by the coding sequence ATGACGCGACCACGACTGAATGAAGCCCGTACTAAGATTGTCGCAACCGTGGGGCCGGCCTGTGATAGTGTGGAACGCTTATGTGAGTTGATTGAAGCAGGCGTTGACGTTTTTCGTATCAACAGTGCCCACGGTACGATTGAGCAACATGCCGAAAAACTGGCCAATATTCGAACCGCATCCATTCAAACGGGCTTTCCCGTTGGTGTGTTGCTTGACTTGGCGGGACCGAAGATCCGGCTGGGGCAGTTGGCGACCGAGCCCATGCAATGTTCGCTTGGCCAAAAATTCACCTTCATTCGAGGCCAGTCCTCTGATGCCCCTGACGAACTCACCAGCTCTTATGCGCGGTTGATCGACGAACTTGACCGGGGTGATCGGGTCATGCTGGCCGACGGAACGGTGGCGTTGGAAGTCGAAAGTGTCTCGGCTGACAAGGCTGTTTGCCACGTTGTCGCTCCAGGAGAGATTCGGTCACGGCAGGGCATCAACTTGCCGGGCGTCAAACTCTCGGTTTCAGCCATGTTGCCTGCCGATATTGAAAATGCGATCTGGGCGGCCCAGAACGAAATCGATTTCATCAGCTTGTCCTTTGTTCGCACATCCGAAGATGTCCGTAGCCTGAAGGATTTGTTGGGAAGTTACGAATGCCCGGCATTGGTGATTGCAAAAATCGAAAAGCCTGAAGCACTGGAAAACCTGGAACGGATCGTCGAGGAAGCTGACGGAGTCATGGTGGCGCGTGGGGACCTTGGCGTGGAGATCGATGTCGCGGAAACTCCCGTGGCTCAAAAACGAATCATTGCGACCTGCAAGCGACACATGAAACCGGTCATCGTCGCAACACAAATGCTGGAATCGATGCACCACAGTTCGCGGCCAACCCGTGCGGAGGCTTCTGATGTGGCCAACGCCGTGCTTGATGGTACGGACGCTTGCATGCTTAGCGGTGAGACTGCCATTGGCGATTACCCCCGTGAAGCAGTGGCAATCATGAACCGAATCATGCGTAAGACCGAAGAAAGCGAATTGCCAACCTCACCCGCCGTTGATGGCAAGATTGAAGCCGCCCATCGGATGGCACACGCCGTTGCCCAGGCCGGAACAAGCGTGGCAGAAGCGATCGGCAGCAAGCTGATTGCGATCGCAACCCATTCCGGCGGCACTGCCTGGGTGAAAAGCAACACGCGGTCCTTGATTCCCACTGTGGCGGTAAGCGATCATGTCGCTTCGGTTCGGCGAATGAACCTATTCTGGGGAATCGAGCCTATGCTGTGCGAAAACATCCAGGACACGCATCATCTGATCGAGCATGTCACCCGATGGGCGAGTGCACAAACTGACAACGGGGTGGCGTTGGTGAACAGTGGCGACACCATCGTCGTTGTCAGCGGCAGTGACGTGATCGAGAACGCGGATAGCGTGCTTTCCGTTCACACGCTTCCTTAG
- a CDS encoding esterase/lipase family protein, translated as MFCSRIAKRPACARLSTAGRCASAEIAGRNAIGGARLPVGGFPRQGLWAVLVLALLVTANGCATARYLQSRPIRDNALANSLHLMQWKGPEISERTQGTLRRYGLSETYDANCDVCINQLRSLNHQNLDSELTYAVSELAYVEGKKAERRGQSSDAMNHYGIALTTSYRYLFGDQLADVRNQYDPQFRAVCDLYNESLEDLLRVLCSENRLRPGQTYTIQTADRKFVIRTEMRGAWKPDEFDRYEFVSDFDIKTLRNRHTTFGLGVPLVAVRKPRGKEDGREKYYPEGLSYAVTALLRCSTGIGPGSQQVANHDLLSPQSTTKLASHNVPNFAGSGMTSGEPEETPICVLEFFDPLRANQIKLADDWVPLETDLTTPLAYFLDSDEYRKRDRATEGLLDPDDAQQKRGLYMLEPYDPNRIPVLMVHGLWSSPLTWMDMFNDLRSFPEIRQRYQFWFYLYPSGQPFWISATQLRSDLFAMRQTFDATGQDRAIDNMVLVGHSMGGLISRMQTIDSGDDFWNLVTDQPREKLRGPPQDVNKLVSALDFRPNKSISRVITIGTPHRGSNLANTTVRWLAGKVIKLPKMAVSTSTRLTRANPGFFRDTRLLTEANAVDSLAPDSPIFPVMLRAKKASQVRFHNIVGVLDDPPLLAGRKHRGDGVVEYASAKMDDVQSELVIDATHTNIHMTGKAIFEVRRILLEHIEEVDSEDRLAWDAPTRTPLTADGASGLISDPRFRYESTNNNQSVYQLSGSQDGRRLK; from the coding sequence ATGTTCTGTTCCCGGATAGCGAAACGACCGGCCTGCGCGAGACTCAGCACCGCTGGGCGATGCGCGAGTGCGGAAATTGCCGGGCGGAACGCAATTGGTGGGGCGAGATTGCCAGTCGGCGGTTTCCCACGCCAAGGGCTATGGGCCGTTCTGGTTTTGGCTCTTTTGGTGACCGCCAACGGCTGTGCGACCGCTCGATATCTCCAAAGCCGCCCTATTCGCGATAACGCACTGGCGAATTCTCTGCATTTAATGCAGTGGAAAGGGCCTGAAATCAGCGAGCGAACGCAGGGCACACTTCGCCGCTACGGACTCAGCGAAACCTACGATGCGAACTGCGACGTCTGCATCAACCAGTTACGCTCGCTCAATCATCAAAATTTGGATTCCGAACTGACCTACGCTGTCAGTGAATTGGCATACGTCGAGGGCAAGAAGGCTGAGCGTCGCGGGCAAAGCAGCGATGCGATGAACCATTATGGGATCGCGCTGACGACCAGCTATCGGTACCTGTTTGGTGATCAGCTAGCGGACGTACGTAACCAATACGATCCCCAGTTCCGTGCCGTATGCGATCTGTATAACGAATCACTCGAGGATCTCTTGCGGGTCCTATGCAGCGAAAATCGCCTGCGTCCTGGCCAGACCTACACCATCCAGACGGCAGATCGCAAATTCGTGATTCGGACCGAAATGCGAGGTGCATGGAAGCCCGATGAATTCGATCGCTACGAGTTTGTCAGCGACTTCGATATCAAAACACTCCGCAACCGGCACACCACTTTCGGGCTTGGTGTTCCATTGGTTGCCGTGCGAAAACCACGCGGCAAGGAAGACGGTCGCGAGAAGTATTATCCCGAGGGACTGTCTTATGCGGTAACCGCGTTGTTGCGGTGCTCCACCGGGATTGGTCCGGGCAGCCAGCAAGTCGCCAATCACGATCTGTTGTCGCCACAATCGACTACGAAACTCGCTTCCCATAACGTCCCTAATTTTGCCGGGTCGGGCATGACCAGCGGTGAACCGGAAGAGACGCCGATTTGCGTGCTCGAGTTCTTTGACCCGCTGCGTGCAAATCAAATCAAACTGGCCGATGACTGGGTTCCCCTGGAAACGGATCTGACCACGCCGCTGGCATACTTTTTGGATTCGGACGAGTACCGCAAACGCGACCGGGCAACCGAGGGCTTGCTGGATCCCGACGACGCGCAACAGAAGCGTGGTTTGTACATGCTCGAACCGTATGACCCGAACCGCATCCCGGTCCTGATGGTCCACGGGCTGTGGTCGTCGCCGTTGACTTGGATGGACATGTTCAACGACTTGCGAAGCTTTCCCGAGATTCGTCAGCGATACCAGTTTTGGTTCTACCTCTATCCATCCGGGCAGCCGTTCTGGATCAGTGCGACACAGTTGCGAAGTGATCTGTTTGCGATGCGGCAAACCTTTGATGCCACCGGTCAAGATCGCGCGATCGACAACATGGTGTTGGTCGGACACAGCATGGGCGGTTTGATCTCGCGAATGCAAACGATCGACAGTGGTGATGACTTCTGGAATTTGGTTACTGACCAACCCCGCGAAAAACTGCGTGGACCGCCCCAGGACGTCAACAAGCTAGTCAGTGCGCTCGACTTCCGACCTAACAAGTCGATCAGTCGTGTGATCACGATCGGAACGCCTCACCGCGGTAGCAATCTCGCCAACACAACCGTGCGTTGGTTGGCCGGTAAGGTGATCAAGCTGCCGAAGATGGCGGTCTCGACCAGCACTCGATTGACTCGAGCGAATCCCGGCTTCTTCCGTGACACACGGTTGTTGACGGAGGCCAATGCGGTTGACTCACTCGCACCGGATTCGCCGATCTTTCCGGTCATGCTTCGCGCCAAGAAAGCATCGCAGGTTCGTTTTCATAACATCGTGGGCGTGCTTGATGACCCGCCACTATTGGCTGGGCGAAAGCATCGCGGCGATGGTGTGGTCGAATACGCCAGCGCGAAGATGGACGATGTGCAAAGTGAGTTGGTCATTGACGCTACCCACACCAACATTCACATGACGGGCAAAGCGATCTTCGAGGTCCGGCGGATTCTGTTGGAACACATCGAAGAAGTCGATTCGGAAGACCGTTTGGCGTGGGATGCTCCGACTCGAACTCCGCTCACCGCTGACGGCGCCAGCGGCCTGATTTCGGATCCGCGATTCCGGTATGAATCCACCAACAATAACCAGTCGGTGTATCAACTCAGCGGCAGCCAGGACGGACGTCGGCTGAAGTAG
- a CDS encoding DUF1569 domain-containing protein codes for MASADKRTLDFHTGDEVIAEIQRLRRDGYTKTKQWNLTQICEHLTATMAGGMDGFGFRLPWILRSTIVKWIFNRMLRTRKMSSGPTLDRLKPQSEAGPDDDAVIDHCIAVVERAQGFAGPLDDYPFLDNLKVEDWQQFCWMHAGHHLGFLSPNQPSESTQR; via the coding sequence ATGGCCTCTGCCGACAAGCGAACACTCGACTTTCATACCGGGGACGAAGTAATTGCGGAGATCCAGCGGTTAAGGAGGGACGGTTACACGAAAACGAAACAGTGGAATCTCACTCAGATTTGCGAACACTTAACTGCAACGATGGCCGGCGGAATGGACGGTTTCGGTTTTCGATTGCCATGGATTTTGAGATCGACGATCGTCAAATGGATATTTAATCGAATGTTGCGGACGCGAAAAATGTCGAGCGGCCCAACGCTAGATCGACTGAAACCTCAATCGGAAGCCGGTCCCGACGACGACGCAGTGATTGACCACTGCATCGCTGTGGTCGAGCGGGCCCAAGGCTTCGCCGGGCCGCTGGATGATTATCCGTTTCTAGACAACTTGAAAGTGGAAGACTGGCAACAGTTTTGTTGGATGCACGCGGGGCACCACCTCGGGTTCCTATCGCCCAATCAACCAAGCGAAAGCACGCAGCGATAG
- a CDS encoding tRNA-binding protein: MSDYPHHFHAKIDENLVRLPDDIVAKLDFSQSKRLRIDGEVNGIRIECALMPMKGKWFFMVSKKLQKLCGVMPGDSVGVSFDIANPNVVEVPNEMQFALEANDAAMEAWLKWTPGKRRSAMHGVLAAKRPETRERRVEEVIGMLLGSRVNESGIITMQEFDKVDLRAGTITSVKDFPKARKPAYQVTVDFGPNLGSKRTSTQITVNYTRDELVGRQVIGVLNFGTKQIGPFMSEFLIVGFYREDGSVILAVPDQSVPNGAKLA; this comes from the coding sequence ATGAGTGACTACCCCCATCACTTCCATGCCAAGATCGACGAAAACTTGGTGCGTCTTCCCGACGACATTGTCGCAAAGCTTGACTTCAGTCAATCGAAACGGTTGCGAATCGATGGCGAAGTCAACGGCATCCGAATTGAATGTGCGTTGATGCCAATGAAGGGCAAGTGGTTCTTCATGGTTTCAAAAAAGCTGCAGAAACTATGCGGCGTGATGCCTGGCGATTCGGTTGGCGTCAGCTTCGACATTGCCAACCCCAACGTCGTCGAGGTGCCTAACGAAATGCAGTTCGCGTTGGAGGCAAACGATGCCGCAATGGAGGCCTGGCTGAAATGGACACCCGGTAAACGCCGTAGCGCCATGCATGGCGTTTTGGCTGCAAAGAGACCCGAAACGCGAGAACGCCGCGTCGAAGAGGTGATCGGAATGCTACTTGGAAGCCGAGTCAACGAGTCCGGAATCATCACCATGCAAGAGTTCGACAAGGTCGACCTGCGTGCGGGAACGATCACATCCGTCAAGGATTTCCCCAAGGCTCGCAAGCCAGCCTACCAAGTGACTGTCGATTTCGGCCCCAACCTGGGCAGCAAACGCACCAGCACTCAGATCACGGTGAACTACACCCGAGATGAACTCGTTGGCCGGCAAGTCATCGGTGTTCTCAACTTTGGCACCAAACAGATTGGGCCATTCATGTCGGAGTTCTTGATCGTCGGATTCTATCGCGAAGACGGATCGGTCATCTTAGCCGTCCCCGATCAATCCGTCCCCAACGGAGCCAAACTGGCTTAG
- a CDS encoding response regulator transcription factor, protein MTLASLFPTQSDAKSFLHQTATAEIPQQLEIEEVADSGESRIFRVNACRIHSAGHELRIDGLVEDVTDRHRAAVLAREALHAQAQIELLSPREKEVLGEVVAGGMNKTIARRFDISEKTVERHRSNLMKKLQLRSVAELVRLATQAENAPREES, encoded by the coding sequence ATGACGTTGGCTTCTCTGTTCCCAACTCAATCGGATGCAAAGAGTTTCTTGCATCAGACCGCGACGGCCGAAATCCCGCAGCAACTTGAGATCGAAGAGGTCGCTGATTCTGGTGAGTCGCGGATTTTTCGAGTGAATGCGTGCCGAATCCATTCCGCCGGTCATGAGCTGCGAATTGACGGACTGGTTGAGGATGTAACCGATCGCCATCGAGCGGCCGTTTTGGCTCGTGAGGCACTGCATGCTCAAGCACAGATTGAACTGTTATCGCCTCGCGAGAAGGAAGTTTTGGGCGAAGTGGTCGCTGGCGGCATGAACAAGACGATTGCTCGTCGGTTCGACATCAGTGAAAAGACAGTGGAGAGACATCGGTCTAACTTGATGAAAAAACTTCAACTTCGCAGTGTCGCGGAACTTGTGCGGCTTGCCACCCAGGCCGAGAACGCGCCTCGAGAAGAGTCTTGA
- the dinB gene encoding DNA polymerase IV, which produces MILHIDMDAFYASVEQRDRPELRGKPVVVGGGSQRGVVTAASYEARQYGIHSAMPGRRAVELCPHAIFVKSRHEHYANIGRQVRGIFHRYTPVVQPLSLDEAFLDVSGVMRLHGDAETIGHAIKNAIQTELQLTASVGIAPLKFLAKIASDFDKPNGFVVIGSDDVQAFLDPLEVSRLWGVGKVGQTKLTRLGYRYVRDLRQQSADSLRGQLGTWGEHLWRLANGIDARHVVVDHLAKGIGHERTFETDLTDAESLTSVISHLSEQVARRLRSAKRTASKVTLKYRRDDFKTYTRARKLSQPTDSTSEIFQVAETLLLEMRQRQPRGVRLVGVSLGSLSEIDAPQQLSLFAEESGQASESKLDRLSDQISGMVGKKGLYRASSHGFLHGQRKRDDPS; this is translated from the coding sequence TTGATTCTGCACATTGACATGGATGCTTTCTATGCATCAGTCGAACAACGTGACCGTCCTGAGTTGCGTGGCAAACCCGTCGTCGTCGGCGGCGGTTCGCAGCGGGGCGTCGTGACGGCGGCCAGCTATGAAGCACGCCAGTACGGTATCCACAGCGCCATGCCGGGAAGACGGGCCGTTGAGCTTTGCCCGCACGCGATCTTTGTGAAATCCCGCCACGAGCACTATGCCAACATTGGCCGCCAAGTCCGAGGAATCTTTCACCGCTACACACCGGTTGTCCAGCCATTGTCGCTCGATGAAGCGTTCTTGGATGTTTCAGGGGTCATGCGGTTGCACGGCGATGCTGAAACGATTGGGCATGCGATCAAAAACGCAATTCAAACGGAACTGCAACTCACCGCCAGTGTGGGAATCGCACCACTCAAGTTTCTGGCCAAGATCGCGTCCGATTTCGACAAGCCCAACGGATTTGTGGTCATCGGTTCAGACGACGTGCAAGCGTTTCTCGATCCACTGGAAGTGTCACGTTTGTGGGGTGTCGGTAAGGTGGGGCAGACAAAACTGACGCGGCTAGGCTACCGATATGTTCGAGATCTCCGCCAGCAATCCGCTGACAGCCTGCGCGGCCAGCTCGGCACGTGGGGCGAACACTTGTGGCGGCTTGCCAATGGTATCGATGCACGCCACGTCGTTGTCGATCATCTTGCCAAAGGAATCGGTCACGAGCGAACATTCGAAACGGATTTGACGGATGCAGAATCCCTCACTTCCGTGATCAGTCACTTGAGCGAACAGGTCGCACGACGACTGCGATCGGCAAAACGGACTGCATCGAAAGTGACCCTCAAGTATCGCCGGGACGATTTTAAAACATACACCCGAGCAAGAAAGCTGAGTCAGCCCACTGATTCAACCAGCGAGATTTTTCAGGTTGCCGAAACACTGTTGTTGGAAATGCGACAACGCCAGCCACGAGGCGTCCGCTTAGTGGGTGTTTCACTAGGCAGTCTCAGTGAAATTGATGCTCCCCAACAGCTTTCTTTGTTTGCGGAAGAGAGCGGCCAGGCGAGCGAATCGAAACTGGACCGCCTGAGTGATCAAATCAGTGGCATGGTCGGCAAGAAGGGACTCTATCGTGCGTCCAGCCACGGTTTCCTGCACGGACAACGAAAGAGGGACGATCCGTCTTAG
- a CDS encoding carbohydrate-binding domain-containing protein, whose amino-acid sequence MSLLNFRLSRSRKSRSRSSQVSSANRHRWDCQGRWECQALEPRVLLAGDVGAELGVVIDLRGQSGQEKVEVFAGDHYLGTRFLSTDWQRFDFNVQDAGLEGKDIRVNFINDLYQPELNLDRNVFVGTLFLNGEAIDPNTESAFSTSTWFAEDGIVAGAGRGSVLHANGYLQFGLPTGSRLTVYARGDEGGEQFTVQAGTEDFSPTTVSTDLQVYEFFLNETIVASSLRLRFDNDRYQPTEGIDFNLFVDRVVLDGVTYQAEAADVLQSGVVQSGVLKTGFLGSETLHANGYFQFDATTILGPRYAFDESVSGDGVIELEGGNFAFAASRSDGTFIGVSQSFGFGFPQSADSADVNVYDSNGNPDTSFSGDGSLALLPLVENVLEGSLQLTSLRATELLIDSQDRTVIALSLFGTDGEDGFFSKVWAIRLTRAGDLDASFGDAGIFRFDGDLPERLSHFHVDALDRLVATDGSHLVRLTSNGQVDTSFGVDGVQMFSSPSIDTQTSQITTRQDRSIVVLLSRPNPRADNNGYLLQFNEDGSVGTWFGESGVATLPRIGFSLGFDFSENYSDVVLDSQGRATLTGSRSVMRLTENGQLDATFGDRGLAKLPNDVISDGHWFRYATESGAVIDSEGRTVVATVDGFIRLDVAGRLDTSFSQDGYGVAMNVGTLTTFDTSKLQIDSQGRLFSPIRSVGNPAIAVWELV is encoded by the coding sequence ATGTCTTTATTAAACTTTCGTTTATCTCGAAGCCGGAAATCGCGGTCTCGTTCGTCACAAGTGTCCAGCGCCAATCGCCACCGCTGGGATTGCCAAGGCCGGTGGGAATGCCAAGCTTTGGAACCTCGGGTGTTGTTAGCTGGCGATGTGGGTGCGGAGCTTGGCGTGGTCATCGATTTGCGTGGGCAATCGGGCCAAGAAAAGGTGGAGGTCTTTGCGGGCGATCACTACTTGGGCACTCGATTCTTGTCGACGGACTGGCAGCGTTTTGACTTCAATGTCCAAGATGCGGGACTCGAAGGCAAAGACATTCGTGTCAACTTCATCAACGATCTTTATCAGCCTGAGTTGAACCTGGACCGGAATGTGTTTGTGGGCACGCTGTTTCTTAACGGCGAAGCGATTGACCCCAATACTGAAAGTGCATTTTCGACTTCAACTTGGTTTGCCGAAGACGGCATTGTGGCTGGTGCAGGACGAGGCAGTGTGCTGCACGCCAACGGGTATTTGCAGTTCGGTTTACCGACGGGATCCAGGTTGACGGTGTACGCAAGAGGCGACGAGGGTGGTGAGCAATTCACGGTTCAAGCCGGGACCGAGGATTTTTCGCCGACAACGGTCTCAACCGATCTTCAGGTCTATGAGTTCTTTCTAAACGAGACCATCGTCGCGAGTTCTTTGCGTCTACGGTTTGACAATGATCGCTACCAGCCGACCGAAGGAATTGATTTCAATCTGTTTGTCGACCGAGTTGTTTTGGATGGCGTGACCTATCAGGCCGAAGCCGCCGATGTGCTGCAATCCGGTGTCGTTCAAAGCGGTGTGTTGAAGACTGGTTTCCTGGGAAGTGAAACACTGCATGCCAATGGTTACTTTCAGTTCGACGCGACGACGATTCTTGGTCCGCGGTATGCATTTGACGAAAGCGTCTCGGGGGATGGTGTGATCGAATTAGAGGGTGGCAATTTTGCTTTCGCCGCTTCACGAAGTGACGGGACCTTCATCGGTGTTTCGCAGTCGTTCGGATTCGGGTTTCCTCAATCCGCCGATAGCGCTGATGTGAACGTCTATGATTCCAACGGCAATCCGGATACTTCATTTAGTGGTGACGGATCGTTAGCGTTGTTGCCACTTGTCGAGAACGTGCTGGAGGGATCGCTGCAGTTGACGTCGTTGCGAGCCACCGAATTGCTAATCGATTCCCAAGACCGAACCGTTATTGCGTTGAGCTTGTTTGGCACCGACGGCGAGGATGGCTTTTTTAGCAAAGTGTGGGCGATTCGTTTGACGCGTGCTGGCGATTTGGACGCTTCGTTTGGCGACGCTGGAATTTTTCGGTTTGATGGCGATTTGCCGGAGCGACTGTCTCATTTTCATGTCGATGCACTCGACCGTCTCGTTGCGACCGATGGCAGTCACTTGGTGCGGTTGACCTCGAACGGTCAAGTGGACACCAGCTTTGGTGTTGATGGCGTTCAGATGTTTAGTAGTCCCAGCATCGATACCCAAACTTCTCAAATCACGACACGCCAAGATCGTTCGATTGTTGTCTTGTTATCACGTCCGAATCCAAGAGCCGACAACAATGGTTATCTCTTGCAGTTCAACGAGGACGGTTCTGTGGGAACCTGGTTTGGCGAGTCCGGTGTGGCCACGTTGCCGCGTATTGGTTTCAGCCTGGGTTTCGATTTCAGTGAGAACTACAGTGACGTGGTGCTCGACTCACAAGGTCGTGCGACGTTGACTGGATCACGATCCGTGATGAGGTTGACTGAAAATGGACAACTCGATGCAACGTTTGGAGATCGAGGCCTCGCCAAACTTCCCAACGATGTCATCAGTGATGGTCATTGGTTCCGTTACGCTACCGAGTCCGGGGCGGTGATCGATTCCGAAGGCCGTACCGTGGTGGCCACCGTCGACGGATTCATTCGGTTGGATGTTGCCGGGCGACTCGATACTTCGTTCAGCCAGGACGGCTATGGTGTGGCAATGAATGTCGGAACGCTGACCACGTTTGATACTTCCAAACTACAGATCGATTCACAGGGGCGATTGTTCTCGCCGATTCGATCGGTCGGCAATCCAGCGATCGCGGTTTGGGAATTGGTATGA
- a CDS encoding GNAT family N-acetyltransferase: MDPCPFRIRVFAPNDAGSCLRLFRDTVHRVNVRDYSTTQVNAWAPPDMPAETWASRFDNRLAYVACWGGVQGECQQVLPDDLLDDVRHERMVHERIVGFTDMTRCGHLDRLFVSADHQRQGIARQLVGRVLQDARELGCANVTTEASITAKPFFEAMGFIAIGRQVVECRGVQMSNFKMQRTMDLDDAEGLATLV; this comes from the coding sequence ATGGATCCGTGTCCCTTTCGTATTCGAGTCTTTGCACCGAACGACGCTGGTAGCTGTTTGCGTCTGTTCCGGGACACCGTACACCGTGTGAACGTTCGCGATTACTCAACAACGCAGGTGAATGCCTGGGCTCCGCCGGACATGCCCGCCGAAACATGGGCCAGTCGCTTTGACAATCGGCTTGCGTATGTGGCCTGTTGGGGCGGTGTCCAGGGCGAATGCCAGCAAGTGTTACCGGACGATTTGCTGGATGATGTTCGGCACGAACGCATGGTCCACGAACGCATCGTCGGGTTCACTGACATGACCCGGTGTGGGCATCTGGACCGTCTGTTCGTTTCCGCCGATCACCAACGCCAGGGCATTGCTCGCCAGCTTGTGGGGCGGGTACTTCAAGACGCTCGCGAATTAGGGTGTGCGAATGTAACGACCGAGGCGAGCATTACCGCGAAGCCGTTCTTTGAGGCGATGGGGTTTATCGCGATCGGGCGACAGGTGGTGGAGTGCCGCGGAGTTCAAATGTCCAATTTCAAGATGCAGCGAACCATGGATTTGGATGATGCCGAAGGTTTGGCCACGCTTGTCTAG